Genomic DNA from Halorussus rarus:
GGGGCGACCGACGGAGGACGCGCGCACGAGGGCCGACCCAAACGGGGGAGGTTGGTTCGGCCCCGTGCGGGCACGAGTTCGCAGTCGGGGGCTGCACACTCGTCGGTCGCCACCGCTTTCGCGGCGTCCCGAGCCGTCTTCGAGCCGCTTTTTCGGACATTCCGGCAGGCCCGACACGGCCTGTCGGATCGCGTTACTCGCGACGGTCCTGACAGCCGTGTTTGCGGTACGCAGCCGGGAGCCGTGAATCACCGGCGCGTCTGTTACTGGGACGCACGCTCGACGAGGAAGAAGCTTATAGCTCCCGGGCACCAACTGACGCTTCCATGATGGTCGGCCACGCGATGCTGGCGTTCGCCGTAGCGACTGCCGCGACGGCGCGGTGGTGGTCCCGCGAGCGCGCGCTGGCCTTCGGCGTCGTCGCCGCCGGGTTCGCGACGGTCCCGGACGTCGACATGCTCTACGCGGTGTTCGGCCTGGCGCAGGTCGGACTCGCGAGCGTCTGGACGATGACCGACGCGTTCTGGCAGAGCTCGCACGTCGTCCACCGGGCGGTCACCCACTCGCTGGTGGTCGGGGGCGTCGCCGCCGCGGCGTTCGCCGCGAGCGTCGGCGGCCGGACCGACGCAGGACGGCGCTGGTCGCGGCTCCTCGCGGTCGCGCTGGTCGCGGGTCTCGCCGGGGTCGCGTACGCCGAGAGCGGCCCCCTCGGCGGCGCGGTCATGCTCGCGTTCCTCGTCGCGGGACTGGTCGTCGCCGCCGTCGCCGCGCGGCGGACGGACCTCGGTCCGCGCGCGCTCCTCGCCGCCGCGCTCGTCGGCCTGCTCACCCACCCGTTCGGCGACCTGCTCACCGGTTCGCCGCCCCGATTCCTCTACCCGTTCGACCCGCGGCTGCTGACCGACCGCGTGGTGCTGCTGGCCGACCCGACGCTCAACCTGCTCGCGGTGTTCGGCGTCGAGCTCGCCACCATCTGGCTCGCGGGGTGCGTCTACCTCCGGGCCACCGACCGGCGGGTCCTCTCGCACGTGGACGCGCGCGCGGCGTTCGGCGTCGCCTACGCCGTCGCGGCGGTGACGATGCCCGCGCCGACGATGGAGGTGTCGTACCACTTCGTCTTCTCCATCCTGGCGGTCGGTGCGGTCGGGGTCGCGCCGAACCTGCTGCCCTCGCGGCCGGTGCTGTCGGCGGAGTGGGACGAGACCGTGACGTGGGTGCTGACGGGGCTCGCGGCGGTCAGCGTGGCCGCGCTGACCTACACGCTGGTCTACGCGTTCCGTCCGGTCCTCTGAGTCCGGCGGGTCGGTCTTCGCCGGGCAGTACGACGTCCTGCTGCGAGACCCTTGCCTTTCTTATCCCGTCATTGTCTACGCCACGACATGGCACGTCGCGCGAGCACGCTCGACCGAGTCGTAGAGGACGCGCGCGTGAACGCCGGCCTGGGGTGGGCGCTGGTCGCCTTCCTCGCGCTCGTCGCGGTCGAGGAGGTGCTCGACGACCACCTGCTGTGGGCCGGGTTCGCGGTGGCCGTCGGCGCGCTGGCGCTGGTGCCCGCAGTCGCCTACCGCGACTGGACCGCCATGCTCCCGTGGGAGGTGCTGGCGCTCGCCGCGCTGCCGATACTCGGCCGGGCGCTCGCGACGCTGGTGTTCACCTCGCGGGTGGCGACCTACCTCTCGGTGGCGGCGCTGGCGCTCATCGTGGCCGTGGAGCTCCACGCCTTCACGACCGTGAAGATGACCGCCTGGTTCGCCGTGCTGTTCGTGGTCGTCGCCACGATAGCGACCGCGGGCGTCTGGGCGGTGGTCCAGTGGCTTTCGGACCTCTACCTCGGGACGGCGTTCATCCACAGCGAGGAGCGGCTCATGTGGGACTTCGTGGCCGCCACGGTCGTCGGCGGGATGGCGGGCGTCGTCTTCG
This window encodes:
- a CDS encoding metal-dependent hydrolase, which produces MMVGHAMLAFAVATAATARWWSRERALAFGVVAAGFATVPDVDMLYAVFGLAQVGLASVWTMTDAFWQSSHVVHRAVTHSLVVGGVAAAAFAASVGGRTDAGRRWSRLLAVALVAGLAGVAYAESGPLGGAVMLAFLVAGLVVAAVAARRTDLGPRALLAAALVGLLTHPFGDLLTGSPPRFLYPFDPRLLTDRVVLLADPTLNLLAVFGVELATIWLAGCVYLRATDRRVLSHVDARAAFGVAYAVAAVTMPAPTMEVSYHFVFSILAVGAVGVAPNLLPSRPVLSAEWDETVTWVLTGLAAVSVAALTYTLVYAFRPVL